One Delphinus delphis chromosome 3, mDelDel1.2, whole genome shotgun sequence genomic region harbors:
- the STAP2 gene encoding signal-transducing adaptor protein 2 isoform X4: MALALRPPWVPKPKRSLPSHYHESFLEKKGPRDRDYKKFWAGLQGLTLYFYNSNRDSQHMEKLDLGTFVKLTDEAPWGSSHDRGTHFCLVLRNQEIKFKVESLESREMWKGFILMVVELRVPSNLNLLPGHLYMMAEVLAKEEARRALEMPSCFLKVSRLEAQLLLERHPECGNLLLRPSGDGAGGVSVSTLQTLNGTPVVRHYRVKREGPKYVIDVEEPFSCTSLDAVVNYFVSHSNKQLMPFLLDDDYEKVIGYVEADKENGESVWVAPSAPGPGPAAPRGGPKQLPPSSITPVSSQDKLPPLLNQDENYVIPIGDDPAANYVNGDVPSPSRPVVPKPRKLAMFQAKPPKPPIVPKSEPKKGLNSGLARKLPVSSAQASSSPTTAVLGGYKREQPGLGNPWCR, from the exons GATTACAAGAAGTTCTGGGCAGGCCTCCAGGGCCTGACTCTCTATTTCTACAATAGCAATCGGGACTCCCAG CATATGGAGAAGCTAGACCTAGGAACGTTTGTGAAGCTCACAGATGAAGCTCCCTGGGGGAGCTCCCATGACCGTGGCACCCACTTCTGCTTGGTCCTGCGGAACCAGGAGATCAAGTTCAAGGTAG AGAGTCTGGAGTCTCGGGAGATGTGGAAAGGCTTCATCCTGATGGTGGTGGAG CTCCGTGTCCCGTCTAACCTGAACCTGCTGCCCGGACACCTGTACATGATGGCCGAGGTCCTGGCCAAAGAAGAGGCACGACGTGCGCTCGAGATGCCCTC GTGCTTCCTGAAAGTGAGCCGGCTGGAGGCTCAGTTGCTCCTGGAGCGCCACCCCGAGTGCGGGAACCTGCTGCTCCGGCCCAGCGGGGACGGCGCGGGCGGAGTGTCGGTCAGCACGCTCCAGACGCTCAACGG GACGCCGGTGGTCCGGCACTACAGAGTGAAGCGCGAGGGCCCCAAGTACGTGATCGACGTGGAGGAGCCG TTCTCCTGCACCTCGCTCGACGCAGTGGTCAACTATTTCGTGTCGCACTCCAATAAGCAGCTGATGCCCTTTCTGCTGGACGATGACTACGAGAAAGTGATTG GCTACGTGGAGGCGGATAAAGAGAATGGCGAGAGTGTGTGGGTGGCGCCCTCGGCCCCCGGCCCAG GTCCCGCAGCCCCTAGGGGTGGCCCTAAGCAGCTGCCTCCCTCGTCCATCACGCCTGTGTCCAGCCAGGACAAGCTGCCCCCACTACTGAACCAGGATGAGAACTATGTGATCCCCATTGGAGATGACCCAGCTGCCAACTACGTGAACGGGGACG TGCCTTCCCCTAGTCGACCAGTTGTCCCGAAGCCCAGGAAGTTGGCCATGTTTCAGGCAAAGCCTCCAAAGCCACCCATCGTGCCCAAGTCAG AGCCCAAAAAAGGCCTCAACAGTGGCCTGGCCAGGAAGCTGCCAGTCAGCTCAGCGCAGGCTTCCTCCTCCCCGACCACAG CAGTCCTGGGTGGATATAAGAGAGAACAGCCTGGACTGGGGAATCCCTGGTGCCGCTGA
- the STAP2 gene encoding signal-transducing adaptor protein 2 isoform X2, which produces MALALRPPWVPKPKRSLPSHYHESFLEKKGPRDRDYKKFWAGLQGLTLYFYNSNRDSQHMEKLDLGTFVKLTDEAPWGSSHDRGTHFCLVLRNQEIKFKVESLESREMWKGFILMVVELRVPSNLNLLPGHLYMMAEVLAKEEARRALEMPSCFLKVSRLEAQLLLERHPECGNLLLRPSGDGAGGVSVSTLQTLNGTPVVRHYRVKREGPKYVIDVEEPFSCTSLDAVVNYFVSHSNKQLMPFLLDDDYEKVIGYVEADKENGESVWVAPSAPGPGPAAPRGGPKQLPPSSITPVSSQDKLPPLLNQDENYVIPIGDDPAANYVNGDVPSPSRPVVPKPRKLAMFQAKPPKPPIVPKSEPKKGLNSGLARKLPVSSAQASSSPTTGLADVTAELKGKLQRRLALQQAAECMGDQRAHLQVWRISQADPSSQN; this is translated from the exons GATTACAAGAAGTTCTGGGCAGGCCTCCAGGGCCTGACTCTCTATTTCTACAATAGCAATCGGGACTCCCAG CATATGGAGAAGCTAGACCTAGGAACGTTTGTGAAGCTCACAGATGAAGCTCCCTGGGGGAGCTCCCATGACCGTGGCACCCACTTCTGCTTGGTCCTGCGGAACCAGGAGATCAAGTTCAAGGTAG AGAGTCTGGAGTCTCGGGAGATGTGGAAAGGCTTCATCCTGATGGTGGTGGAG CTCCGTGTCCCGTCTAACCTGAACCTGCTGCCCGGACACCTGTACATGATGGCCGAGGTCCTGGCCAAAGAAGAGGCACGACGTGCGCTCGAGATGCCCTC GTGCTTCCTGAAAGTGAGCCGGCTGGAGGCTCAGTTGCTCCTGGAGCGCCACCCCGAGTGCGGGAACCTGCTGCTCCGGCCCAGCGGGGACGGCGCGGGCGGAGTGTCGGTCAGCACGCTCCAGACGCTCAACGG GACGCCGGTGGTCCGGCACTACAGAGTGAAGCGCGAGGGCCCCAAGTACGTGATCGACGTGGAGGAGCCG TTCTCCTGCACCTCGCTCGACGCAGTGGTCAACTATTTCGTGTCGCACTCCAATAAGCAGCTGATGCCCTTTCTGCTGGACGATGACTACGAGAAAGTGATTG GCTACGTGGAGGCGGATAAAGAGAATGGCGAGAGTGTGTGGGTGGCGCCCTCGGCCCCCGGCCCAG GTCCCGCAGCCCCTAGGGGTGGCCCTAAGCAGCTGCCTCCCTCGTCCATCACGCCTGTGTCCAGCCAGGACAAGCTGCCCCCACTACTGAACCAGGATGAGAACTATGTGATCCCCATTGGAGATGACCCAGCTGCCAACTACGTGAACGGGGACG TGCCTTCCCCTAGTCGACCAGTTGTCCCGAAGCCCAGGAAGTTGGCCATGTTTCAGGCAAAGCCTCCAAAGCCACCCATCGTGCCCAAGTCAG AGCCCAAAAAAGGCCTCAACAGTGGCCTGGCCAGGAAGCTGCCAGTCAGCTCAGCGCAGGCTTCCTCCTCCCCGACCACAG ggcTGGCAGATGTGACAGCAGAGCTGAAAGGGAAACTGCAGAGGAGACTGGCGCTGCAGCAGGCAGCCGAGTGCATGGGGGACCAGCGGGCCCATCTCCAAGTGTGGCGCATCAGTCAGGCAGATCCCTCCTCCCAGAATTAA
- the STAP2 gene encoding signal-transducing adaptor protein 2 isoform X1 has translation MALALRPPWVPKPKRSLPSHYHESFLEKKGPRDRDYKKFWAGLQGLTLYFYNSNRDSQHMEKLDLGTFVKLTDEAPWGSSHDRGTHFCLVLRNQEIKFKVESLESREMWKGFILMVVELRVPSNLNLLPGHLYMMAEVLAKEEARRALEMPSCFLKVSRLEAQLLLERHPECGNLLLRPSGDGAGGVSVSTLQTLNGTPVVRHYRVKREGPKYVIDVEEPFSCTSLDAVVNYFVSHSNKQLMPFLLDDDYEKVIGYVEADKENGESVWVAPSAPGPGPAAPRGGPKQLPPSSITPVSSQDKLPPLLNQDENYVIPIGDDPAANYVNGDVPSPSRPVVPKPRKLAMFQAKPPKPPIVPKSGRGPSSQPLSHPAKSQPQPSSTFSTRAQKRPQQWPGQEAASQLSAGFLLPDHRAGRCDSRAERETAEETGAAAGSRVHGGPAGPSPSVAHQSGRSLLPELKLR, from the exons GATTACAAGAAGTTCTGGGCAGGCCTCCAGGGCCTGACTCTCTATTTCTACAATAGCAATCGGGACTCCCAG CATATGGAGAAGCTAGACCTAGGAACGTTTGTGAAGCTCACAGATGAAGCTCCCTGGGGGAGCTCCCATGACCGTGGCACCCACTTCTGCTTGGTCCTGCGGAACCAGGAGATCAAGTTCAAGGTAG AGAGTCTGGAGTCTCGGGAGATGTGGAAAGGCTTCATCCTGATGGTGGTGGAG CTCCGTGTCCCGTCTAACCTGAACCTGCTGCCCGGACACCTGTACATGATGGCCGAGGTCCTGGCCAAAGAAGAGGCACGACGTGCGCTCGAGATGCCCTC GTGCTTCCTGAAAGTGAGCCGGCTGGAGGCTCAGTTGCTCCTGGAGCGCCACCCCGAGTGCGGGAACCTGCTGCTCCGGCCCAGCGGGGACGGCGCGGGCGGAGTGTCGGTCAGCACGCTCCAGACGCTCAACGG GACGCCGGTGGTCCGGCACTACAGAGTGAAGCGCGAGGGCCCCAAGTACGTGATCGACGTGGAGGAGCCG TTCTCCTGCACCTCGCTCGACGCAGTGGTCAACTATTTCGTGTCGCACTCCAATAAGCAGCTGATGCCCTTTCTGCTGGACGATGACTACGAGAAAGTGATTG GCTACGTGGAGGCGGATAAAGAGAATGGCGAGAGTGTGTGGGTGGCGCCCTCGGCCCCCGGCCCAG GTCCCGCAGCCCCTAGGGGTGGCCCTAAGCAGCTGCCTCCCTCGTCCATCACGCCTGTGTCCAGCCAGGACAAGCTGCCCCCACTACTGAACCAGGATGAGAACTATGTGATCCCCATTGGAGATGACCCAGCTGCCAACTACGTGAACGGGGACG TGCCTTCCCCTAGTCGACCAGTTGTCCCGAAGCCCAGGAAGTTGGCCATGTTTCAGGCAAAGCCTCCAAAGCCACCCATCGTGCCCAAGTCAGGTAGGGgtccctcttcccagcccctttCCCATCCAGCCAAGAGCCAGCCTCAGCCTTCATCTACCTTCTCCACCAGAGCCCAAAAAAGGCCTCAACAGTGGCCTGGCCAGGAAGCTGCCAGTCAGCTCAGCGCAGGCTTCCTCCTCCCCGACCACAG ggcTGGCAGATGTGACAGCAGAGCTGAAAGGGAAACTGCAGAGGAGACTGGCGCTGCAGCAGGCAGCCGAGTGCATGGGGGACCAGCGGGCCCATCTCCAAGTGTGGCGCATCAGTCAGGCAGATCCCTCCTCCCAGAATTAAAGCTCAGGTGA
- the FSD1 gene encoding fibronectin type III and SPRY domain-containing protein 1 isoform X2, which translates to MEDQREALRKIITTLAVKNEEIQSFIYSLKQMLLNVEANSAKVQEDLEAEFQSLFSLLEELKEGMLMKIKQDRASRAYELQNQLAACTRALESSEELLETANQTLQATDRGDFPQAAKQIKDGVTMAPAFRLSLKAKVSDNMSHLMVDFAQERRMLQALTFLPVPSAPVIDLAESLVADNCVTLVWRMPDEDNKIDHYVLEYRRTNFEGPPRLKEDQPWMVIEGIQQTEYTLTGLKFDMKYMNFRVKACNKAVSGEFSEPVTLETPAFMFRLDASTSHQNLRVDDLSVEWDAMGGKVQDIKAREKDGKGRTASPVNSPARGTPSPKRMPSGRGGRDRFTAESYTVLGDTLIDGGEHYWEVRYEPDSKAFGLGVAYRSLGRFEQLGKTAASWCVYVNNWLQVSFTAKHANKAKVLDTPVPDCLGVHCDFHQGLLSFYNARTKQLLHTFKAKFTQPLLPAFTVWCGSFHVTAGLQVPSSVRCLQKRGSATSSSNTSLT; encoded by the exons ATGGAGGACCAGAGG GAGGCTCTGCGGAAGATCATCACGACACTGGCTGTGAAAAACGAAGAGATTCAGAGTTTCATCTACTCCCTCAAGCAGATGCTGTTGAACGTGGAG GCGAACTCGGCCAAGGTGCAGGAAGACCTGGAAGCCGAGTTCCagtccctcttctccctcctggagGAGCTGAAGGAGGGCATGCTCATGAAAATAAAGCAAGACCGTGCCAGCCGCGCCTACGagctgcag AACCAGCTGGCTGCCTGCACGCGAGCTCTGGAGAGCTCTGAGGAGCTTCTGGAGACGGCCAACCAGACCCTGCAGGCCACGGACCGCGGGGACTTTCCTCAG GCTGCCAAGCAAATCAAAGATGG TGTGACGATGGCCCCCGCCTTCCGGCTGTCATTGAAAGCCAAGGTCAGCGACAACATGAGTCACCTCATGGTGGACTTTGCACAGGAGCGGAGGATGCTACAGGCACTCACGTTCCTGCCTG TGCCTAGTGCCCCTGTGATCGACCTGGCCGAGTCCCTGGTGGCCGACAACTGTGTAACCTTGGTGTGGCGCATGCCGGACGAGGACAACAAGATTGACCACTATGTGCTGGAGTATCGGCGGACCAACTTTGAGGGCCCGCCCCGCCTCAAGGAGGACCAGCCCTGGATGGTCATCGAGGGCATCCAGCAGACAGAATATACCCTGACCG GTCTCAAGTTTGACATGAAATACATGAATTTCCGTGTGAAGGCCTGTAATAAGGCAGTTTCAGGCGAGTTCTCTGAGCCAGTGACCCTGGAGACACCAG CGTTCATGTTCCGCCTGGATGCGTCCACATCCCACCAGAACCTGCGGGTGGATGATCTCTCCGTGGAGTGGGACGCCATGGGCGGGAAGGTGCAGGATATCAAAGCTCGCGAGAAAGATGGCAAGGGGCGGACGGCGTCTCCCGTCAACTCCCCAGCCAG AGGTACTCCATCTCCCAAGAGGATGCCCTCGGGTCGTGGGGGACGGGATCGCTTCACAGCTGAGTCCTACACAGTGCTGG GGGACACGCTGATTGATGGCGGGGAGCATTACTGGGAGGTGCGCTACGAGCCGGACAGCAAGGCTTTTGGCTTGGGGGTGGCCTACCGCAGCCTGGGCCGCTTCGAGCAGCTGGGCAAGACAGCCGCGTCCTGGTGCGTGTACGTCAACAACTGGCTGCAGGTCAGCTTCACTGCCAAGCACGCCAACAAGGCCAAGGTGCTGGACACCCCCGTGCCCGACTGCCTGGGCGTGCACTGCGACTTCCACCAAG GCCTCCTGTCCTTCTACAACGCCCGCACCAAACAGCTGCTGCACACCTTCAAGGCCAAGTTCACACAGCCACTGCTGCCGGCTTTCACG GTGTGGTGTGGCAGCTTCCACGTGACGGCAGGCCTACAGGTCCCCAGCTCTGTGCGCTGCCTGCAGAAGCGGGGCAGTGCTACCAGCAGCTCCAACACCAGCCTCACCTAG
- the STAP2 gene encoding signal-transducing adaptor protein 2 isoform X5, producing the protein MALALRPPWVPKPKRSLPSHYHESFLEKKGPRDRDYKKFWAGLQGLTLYFYNSNRDSQHMEKLDLGTFVKLTDEAPWGSSHDRGTHFCLVLRNQEIKFKVESLESREMWKGFILMVVELRVPSNLNLLPGHLYMMAEVLAKEEARRALEMPSCFLKVSRLEAQLLLERHPECGNLLLRPSGDGAGGVSVSTLQTLNGTPVVRHYRVKREGPKYVIDVEEPFSCTSLDAVVNYFVSHSNKQLMPFLLDDDYEKVIGYVEADKENGESVWVAPSAPGPVPSPSRPVVPKPRKLAMFQAKPPKPPIVPKSEPKKGLNSGLARKLPVSSAQASSSPTTGLADVTAELKGKLQRRLALQQAAECMGDQRAHLQVWRISQADPSSQN; encoded by the exons GATTACAAGAAGTTCTGGGCAGGCCTCCAGGGCCTGACTCTCTATTTCTACAATAGCAATCGGGACTCCCAG CATATGGAGAAGCTAGACCTAGGAACGTTTGTGAAGCTCACAGATGAAGCTCCCTGGGGGAGCTCCCATGACCGTGGCACCCACTTCTGCTTGGTCCTGCGGAACCAGGAGATCAAGTTCAAGGTAG AGAGTCTGGAGTCTCGGGAGATGTGGAAAGGCTTCATCCTGATGGTGGTGGAG CTCCGTGTCCCGTCTAACCTGAACCTGCTGCCCGGACACCTGTACATGATGGCCGAGGTCCTGGCCAAAGAAGAGGCACGACGTGCGCTCGAGATGCCCTC GTGCTTCCTGAAAGTGAGCCGGCTGGAGGCTCAGTTGCTCCTGGAGCGCCACCCCGAGTGCGGGAACCTGCTGCTCCGGCCCAGCGGGGACGGCGCGGGCGGAGTGTCGGTCAGCACGCTCCAGACGCTCAACGG GACGCCGGTGGTCCGGCACTACAGAGTGAAGCGCGAGGGCCCCAAGTACGTGATCGACGTGGAGGAGCCG TTCTCCTGCACCTCGCTCGACGCAGTGGTCAACTATTTCGTGTCGCACTCCAATAAGCAGCTGATGCCCTTTCTGCTGGACGATGACTACGAGAAAGTGATTG GCTACGTGGAGGCGGATAAAGAGAATGGCGAGAGTGTGTGGGTGGCGCCCTCGGCCCCCGGCCCAG TGCCTTCCCCTAGTCGACCAGTTGTCCCGAAGCCCAGGAAGTTGGCCATGTTTCAGGCAAAGCCTCCAAAGCCACCCATCGTGCCCAAGTCAG AGCCCAAAAAAGGCCTCAACAGTGGCCTGGCCAGGAAGCTGCCAGTCAGCTCAGCGCAGGCTTCCTCCTCCCCGACCACAG ggcTGGCAGATGTGACAGCAGAGCTGAAAGGGAAACTGCAGAGGAGACTGGCGCTGCAGCAGGCAGCCGAGTGCATGGGGGACCAGCGGGCCCATCTCCAAGTGTGGCGCATCAGTCAGGCAGATCCCTCCTCCCAGAATTAA
- the FSD1 gene encoding fibronectin type III and SPRY domain-containing protein 1 isoform X1 — protein MEDQREALRKIITTLAVKNEEIQSFIYSLKQMLLNVEANSAKVQEDLEAEFQSLFSLLEELKEGMLMKIKQDRASRAYELQNQLAACTRALESSEELLETANQTLQATDRGDFPQAAKQIKDGVTMAPAFRLSLKAKVSDNMSHLMVDFAQERRMLQALTFLPVPSAPVIDLAESLVADNCVTLVWRMPDEDNKIDHYVLEYRRTNFEGPPRLKEDQPWMVIEGIQQTEYTLTGLKFDMKYMNFRVKACNKAVSGEFSEPVTLETPAFMFRLDASTSHQNLRVDDLSVEWDAMGGKVQDIKAREKDGKGRTASPVNSPARGTPSPKRMPSGRGGRDRFTAESYTVLGDTLIDGGEHYWEVRYEPDSKAFGLGVAYRSLGRFEQLGKTAASWCVYVNNWLQVSFTAKHANKAKVLDTPVPDCLGVHCDFHQGDPGPPLTSPATPVRRLSAQTPLTGPPVPLALHPRPPVLLQRPHQTAAAHLQGQVHTATAAGFHGVVWQLPRDGRPTGPQLCALPAEAGQCYQQLQHQPHLGLGTAPQPG, from the exons ATGGAGGACCAGAGG GAGGCTCTGCGGAAGATCATCACGACACTGGCTGTGAAAAACGAAGAGATTCAGAGTTTCATCTACTCCCTCAAGCAGATGCTGTTGAACGTGGAG GCGAACTCGGCCAAGGTGCAGGAAGACCTGGAAGCCGAGTTCCagtccctcttctccctcctggagGAGCTGAAGGAGGGCATGCTCATGAAAATAAAGCAAGACCGTGCCAGCCGCGCCTACGagctgcag AACCAGCTGGCTGCCTGCACGCGAGCTCTGGAGAGCTCTGAGGAGCTTCTGGAGACGGCCAACCAGACCCTGCAGGCCACGGACCGCGGGGACTTTCCTCAG GCTGCCAAGCAAATCAAAGATGG TGTGACGATGGCCCCCGCCTTCCGGCTGTCATTGAAAGCCAAGGTCAGCGACAACATGAGTCACCTCATGGTGGACTTTGCACAGGAGCGGAGGATGCTACAGGCACTCACGTTCCTGCCTG TGCCTAGTGCCCCTGTGATCGACCTGGCCGAGTCCCTGGTGGCCGACAACTGTGTAACCTTGGTGTGGCGCATGCCGGACGAGGACAACAAGATTGACCACTATGTGCTGGAGTATCGGCGGACCAACTTTGAGGGCCCGCCCCGCCTCAAGGAGGACCAGCCCTGGATGGTCATCGAGGGCATCCAGCAGACAGAATATACCCTGACCG GTCTCAAGTTTGACATGAAATACATGAATTTCCGTGTGAAGGCCTGTAATAAGGCAGTTTCAGGCGAGTTCTCTGAGCCAGTGACCCTGGAGACACCAG CGTTCATGTTCCGCCTGGATGCGTCCACATCCCACCAGAACCTGCGGGTGGATGATCTCTCCGTGGAGTGGGACGCCATGGGCGGGAAGGTGCAGGATATCAAAGCTCGCGAGAAAGATGGCAAGGGGCGGACGGCGTCTCCCGTCAACTCCCCAGCCAG AGGTACTCCATCTCCCAAGAGGATGCCCTCGGGTCGTGGGGGACGGGATCGCTTCACAGCTGAGTCCTACACAGTGCTGG GGGACACGCTGATTGATGGCGGGGAGCATTACTGGGAGGTGCGCTACGAGCCGGACAGCAAGGCTTTTGGCTTGGGGGTGGCCTACCGCAGCCTGGGCCGCTTCGAGCAGCTGGGCAAGACAGCCGCGTCCTGGTGCGTGTACGTCAACAACTGGCTGCAGGTCAGCTTCACTGCCAAGCACGCCAACAAGGCCAAGGTGCTGGACACCCCCGTGCCCGACTGCCTGGGCGTGCACTGCGACTTCCACCAAGGTGACCCCGGGCCCCCGCTGACCTCTCCGGCCACCCCTGTCCGCCGTCTCTCTGCCCAAACCCCTCTTACCGGTCCCCCTGTTCCTCTTGCCCTCCACCCCAGGCCTCCTGTCCTTCTACAACGCCCGCACCAAACAGCTGCTGCACACCTTCAAGGCCAAGTTCACACAGCCACTGCTGCCGGCTTTCACG GTGTGGTGTGGCAGCTTCCACGTGACGGCAGGCCTACAGGTCCCCAGCTCTGTGCGCTGCCTGCAGAAGCGGGGCAGTGCTACCAGCAGCTCCAACACCAGCCTCACCTAGGCCTCGGGACGGCCCCTCAGCCGGGCTGA
- the STAP2 gene encoding signal-transducing adaptor protein 2 isoform X3: MALALRPPWVPKPKRSLPSHYHESFLEKKGPRDRDYKKFWAGLQGLTLYFYNSNRDSQHMEKLDLGTFVKLTDEAPWGSSHDRGTHFCLVLRNQEIKFKVESLESREMWKGFILMVVELRVPSNLNLLPGHLYMMAEVLAKEEARRALEMPSCFLKVSRLEAQLLLERHPECGNLLLRPSGDGAGGVSVSTLQTLNGTPVVRHYRVKREGPKYVIDVEEPFSCTSLDAVVNYFVSHSNKQLMPFLLDDDYEKVIGYVEADKENGESVWVAPSAPGPGPAAPRGGPKQLPPSSITPVSSQDKLPPLLNQDENYVIPIGDDPAANYVNGDVPSPSRPVVPKPRKLAMFQAKPPKPPIVPKSEPKKGLNSGLARKLPVSSAQASSSPTTGLLRDSSSCPMDFGKGQRGKEDASRSL; this comes from the exons GATTACAAGAAGTTCTGGGCAGGCCTCCAGGGCCTGACTCTCTATTTCTACAATAGCAATCGGGACTCCCAG CATATGGAGAAGCTAGACCTAGGAACGTTTGTGAAGCTCACAGATGAAGCTCCCTGGGGGAGCTCCCATGACCGTGGCACCCACTTCTGCTTGGTCCTGCGGAACCAGGAGATCAAGTTCAAGGTAG AGAGTCTGGAGTCTCGGGAGATGTGGAAAGGCTTCATCCTGATGGTGGTGGAG CTCCGTGTCCCGTCTAACCTGAACCTGCTGCCCGGACACCTGTACATGATGGCCGAGGTCCTGGCCAAAGAAGAGGCACGACGTGCGCTCGAGATGCCCTC GTGCTTCCTGAAAGTGAGCCGGCTGGAGGCTCAGTTGCTCCTGGAGCGCCACCCCGAGTGCGGGAACCTGCTGCTCCGGCCCAGCGGGGACGGCGCGGGCGGAGTGTCGGTCAGCACGCTCCAGACGCTCAACGG GACGCCGGTGGTCCGGCACTACAGAGTGAAGCGCGAGGGCCCCAAGTACGTGATCGACGTGGAGGAGCCG TTCTCCTGCACCTCGCTCGACGCAGTGGTCAACTATTTCGTGTCGCACTCCAATAAGCAGCTGATGCCCTTTCTGCTGGACGATGACTACGAGAAAGTGATTG GCTACGTGGAGGCGGATAAAGAGAATGGCGAGAGTGTGTGGGTGGCGCCCTCGGCCCCCGGCCCAG GTCCCGCAGCCCCTAGGGGTGGCCCTAAGCAGCTGCCTCCCTCGTCCATCACGCCTGTGTCCAGCCAGGACAAGCTGCCCCCACTACTGAACCAGGATGAGAACTATGTGATCCCCATTGGAGATGACCCAGCTGCCAACTACGTGAACGGGGACG TGCCTTCCCCTAGTCGACCAGTTGTCCCGAAGCCCAGGAAGTTGGCCATGTTTCAGGCAAAGCCTCCAAAGCCACCCATCGTGCCCAAGTCAG AGCCCAAAAAAGGCCTCAACAGTGGCCTGGCCAGGAAGCTGCCAGTCAGCTCAGCGCAGGCTTCCTCCTCCCCGACCACAG GTCTTTTGAGGGATTCAAGTTCCTGCCCTATGGATTTTGGAAAAGGCCAGAGAGGTAAAGAGGATGCATCCAGAAGCCTGTGA
- the TMIGD2 gene encoding transmembrane and immunoglobulin domain-containing protein 2: MIFRRASCPQGSAHTGLQGATGLSVQQAPKLLQVRQDSQVTLACQVVQAQAWEQLHIEWTKDGDTLCQTRIINGSLTVGVCGPWGRLSWQPPGNLTLQLDHVSLNDSGLYVCCATVEIPDLEEAQGSGTQLLLERDGWLLNRSFSGLSFALLVTGAVAVAAFALGAWIWGRRRCRNRDAGNPLYINALYQARRAPRKSEAWPV, translated from the exons ATGATCTTCCGCAGAGCCTCCTGCCCCCAGGGAAGCGCGCACACAG GCCTGCAAGGAGCCACAGGCCTGAGTGTGCAGCAGGCACCCAAGTTGCTGCAGGTGAGGCAGGACAGCCAGGTGACCTTGGCCTGCCAGGTGGTGCAGGCCCAGGCCTGGGAGCAGCTACACATCGAATGGACCAAGGACGGTGACACCTTGTGCCAGACACGCATCATCAACGGCAGTCTCACCGTGGGTGTCTGCGGGCCTTGGGGACGGCTCTCCTGGCAGCCGCCTGGCAATCTCACCCTGCAGCTGGACCACGTGAGCCTCAATGACAGTGGGCTGTACGTGTGCTGTGCGACCGTGGAGATCCCTGATTTGGAGGAGGCCCAGGGCAGTGGGACACAGCTCCTGCTGGAGAGAG ATGGCTGGCTACTGAACCGGAGCTTCTCAG GGCTCTCCTTCGCACTGCTGGTGACTGGAGCGGTGGCCGTGGCCGCTTTCGCTCTGGGCGCCTGGATCTGgggccgccgccgctgccggaACAGAGACGCAG ggaatccACTCTACATCAATGCCTTATATCAGGCCCGGAGGGCCCCAAGGAAGAGTGAAGCATGGCCTGTGTAG